A portion of the Naumovozyma castellii chromosome 2, complete genome genome contains these proteins:
- the NCAS0B06790 gene encoding uncharacterized protein (ancestral locus Anc_2.187) yields the protein MQTPQKKTVPQVMIEFLMGSTSADLTIHIPSLILGSILTILTSLLLPILKTLIGEFLFKLAIFIKYCLIVGGVAFLFKYFILNSGSFSIGSLNPTIKFQESIKHTEKPLKKGIDNAKVAELTNNNTIGSFRYFDIPITKLDVKRDPRIDEPTESIPGGKEDRQFKKSERYLNFVNRANKR from the coding sequence ATGCAAACTCCCCAAAAAAAAACTGTTCCTCAAGTTATGATAGAATTCCTCATGGGATCAACCTCTGCAGATCTTACTATTCATATTCCTTCACTTATATTGGGAAGTATACTCACTATCTTaacttcattattgttacctattttgaaaactttaatAGGAGAGTTTCTTTTCAAGCTGGCAATCTTTATAAAATATTGCCTCATAGTTGGTGGTGTCGCTTTCCTTTTCAAGTATTTTATATTAAATAGTGGTAGCTTCTCAATTGGATCCCTTAATCCCACGattaaatttcaagaaagcATCAAACACACTGAGAAGCCGCTCAAAAAAGGAATTGATAATGCTAAAGTAGCAGAACTCacgaataataataccatAGGTAGCTTTCgatattttgatattccAATTACTAAACTGGATGTAAAGAGAGACCCTCGAATAGATGAACCCACCGAGTCAATTCCAGGTGGTAAGGAAGATCGTCAATTTAAGAAAAGTGAACGATACTTGAATTTTGTAAACAGGGCAAATAAACGGTAA